One window of the Nocardia huaxiensis genome contains the following:
- a CDS encoding MFS transporter: MPLALLALAIGAFGIGTTEFVIMGLLPQVADGFGVSIPTAGWLVTGYALGVVLGAPIMTVLGTRVSRKRMLMLLMGFFIVGNLLSAIAPVFGVMLLGRVVASLAHGAFFGIGSVVAADLVAPDRKAAAIAYMFTGLTVANVVGVPMGTLIGHAVGWRVSFAVVAALGVAGLLGVAKLVPEMPKQEGVRLRHEVAAFKNIQVLLALGMTVLGFGGVFAAITYIAPEMTEITGYAEGSVTWLLVLLGLGMVAGNLVGGRFADRALMPMLYISLTLLAITLGLFTLTAHSKVLAAVTIFLIGAFGFATVPSLQKRVLDQAHAAPTMASAMNIGAFNLGNALAAWLGGLTLSAGLGFTAPNWVGVALAVSALGLAVTSAALERRQNADAATVSGSERTRELAAV; encoded by the coding sequence ATGCCGCTCGCGCTGCTGGCCCTCGCCATCGGAGCCTTCGGAATCGGCACCACCGAATTCGTGATCATGGGCCTGTTGCCGCAGGTCGCCGACGGTTTCGGGGTGTCCATCCCGACCGCGGGCTGGTTGGTCACCGGCTACGCGCTCGGCGTCGTGCTCGGCGCGCCGATCATGACCGTGCTCGGCACCCGAGTCTCCCGCAAGCGCATGCTCATGCTGCTCATGGGCTTCTTCATCGTGGGCAACCTGCTCTCCGCGATCGCCCCGGTATTCGGCGTCATGCTGCTGGGCCGGGTGGTCGCCTCGCTGGCGCACGGTGCGTTCTTCGGCATCGGCTCGGTGGTCGCCGCCGATCTGGTCGCGCCCGACAGGAAGGCCGCCGCCATCGCCTACATGTTCACCGGCCTGACCGTCGCGAATGTGGTGGGCGTGCCGATGGGCACGTTGATCGGTCACGCCGTCGGCTGGCGGGTGAGTTTCGCCGTCGTCGCCGCCCTGGGCGTGGCGGGCTTGCTCGGCGTGGCCAAGCTGGTGCCGGAAATGCCCAAGCAGGAAGGGGTGCGCCTGCGTCATGAAGTGGCCGCTTTCAAGAACATTCAGGTGCTGCTGGCCCTCGGCATGACGGTCCTCGGCTTCGGCGGCGTATTCGCGGCCATCACCTACATCGCACCCGAGATGACCGAAATCACCGGCTACGCAGAGGGTTCCGTCACCTGGCTGCTGGTGCTGCTGGGCCTCGGCATGGTCGCCGGGAACCTGGTGGGTGGCAGGTTCGCCGACCGCGCGCTCATGCCCATGCTCTACATCTCGCTGACCCTGCTGGCGATCACGCTGGGCCTGTTCACCCTCACCGCCCACTCCAAAGTCCTTGCGGCCGTGACGATCTTCCTGATCGGCGCGTTCGGCTTCGCCACGGTCCCGTCCCTGCAGAAGCGCGTCCTGGACCAGGCCCACGCCGCCCCGACCATGGCTTCGGCCATGAACATCGGCGCCTTCAACCTCGGCAATGCGCTGGCGGCCTGGCTCGGCGGCCTGACTCTCTCCGCCGGGCTCGGTTTCACCGCGCCCAACTGGGTCGGCGTGGCCCTGGCGGTCTCGGCCCTCGGGCTGGCGGTCACCTCGGCAGCGCTGGAGCGCCGCCAGAACGCGGACGCCGCAACCGTTTCCGGCAGCGAGCGTACTCGGGAGCTGGCCGCGGTCTGA
- a CDS encoding DUF5997 family protein, whose product MKPLTAATKLGIYLPAAPEEFRNSPVTRAQLDELRTNPPEWLTELRRTGPFPRDVVARKLGVSNSGLARAGVDDALTADEIDALLADPPEWLIRERENLVEVRKEAERVKEKEAERRAASNRPRKNWV is encoded by the coding sequence ATGAAGCCGCTGACCGCGGCCACCAAGCTCGGCATCTACCTGCCCGCCGCGCCCGAGGAGTTCCGGAACTCGCCCGTCACCCGCGCCCAGCTCGACGAGCTGCGCACCAACCCGCCCGAGTGGCTGACCGAGCTGCGCCGCACCGGACCCTTCCCGCGTGACGTGGTGGCCCGCAAACTCGGAGTGTCCAACTCCGGGCTGGCGCGCGCCGGCGTCGACGACGCCCTCACCGCCGACGAGATCGACGCCCTGCTCGCCGACCCGCCGGAATGGCTGATCCGCGAACGCGAGAACCTCGTCGAGGTCCGCAAGGAAGCCGAACGCGTGAAGGAAAAGGAAGCCGAACGCCGCGCCGCCAGCAACCGGCCGCGCAAGAACTGGGTGTAG
- a CDS encoding LysR family transcriptional regulator, protein MSRFESIEVPRLRWFAAVAEELHFARAAKGLGISRQRLSRTVIELEEELGTKLFVPGDGPTELTDEGRELLAAAREIIARTPVAAPVVASEAAERLRVGFVPGVTVTKWERIWGDRFADVPLELIPTPMGEQEVALREGRVDMCFVRLPIDREGVNAIPLYREVPVVVVPKDSAVAAFDAVSTADLADERMQDASDLDDAAMTMELVAAVSGAAIVPHSIARLHHRKDLVYRTVTDAPDTEVALAWPTAKTTELVEEFVGVVRGRSERSSRSSSGRTEDKPAQSRGKQAAGGKQPAKKPQPAKKQSGVARGRSGGAKSAGRRRGR, encoded by the coding sequence ATGAGCCGGTTCGAATCGATCGAGGTGCCGCGGCTGCGGTGGTTCGCCGCGGTTGCGGAGGAATTGCATTTCGCGCGAGCCGCCAAGGGGCTGGGCATCTCTCGGCAGCGGTTGAGCCGGACGGTCATCGAGTTGGAGGAGGAGCTCGGCACGAAACTGTTCGTGCCGGGTGACGGTCCGACCGAACTCACCGACGAGGGCCGGGAGCTGCTGGCCGCCGCCCGCGAGATCATTGCCCGGACGCCCGTGGCCGCGCCGGTCGTGGCGTCCGAGGCGGCCGAGCGGCTGCGGGTCGGTTTCGTGCCGGGCGTCACGGTCACCAAGTGGGAGCGCATCTGGGGTGACCGGTTCGCCGACGTCCCGCTCGAATTGATTCCGACTCCGATGGGGGAGCAGGAGGTCGCCCTGCGCGAGGGTCGCGTCGACATGTGCTTCGTGCGCCTGCCCATCGACCGCGAGGGCGTGAACGCGATTCCGCTCTACCGTGAGGTGCCGGTGGTGGTGGTGCCGAAGGATTCCGCGGTGGCCGCCTTCGACGCGGTGAGCACCGCCGATCTGGCGGACGAGCGCATGCAGGACGCCTCGGATCTGGATGACGCCGCCATGACCATGGAGTTGGTCGCGGCGGTCAGCGGCGCGGCGATCGTCCCGCATTCCATTGCGCGCCTGCATCATCGGAAGGATCTGGTGTATCGCACGGTCACCGACGCTCCTGATACCGAGGTGGCGCTGGCCTGGCCGACCGCGAAGACCACGGAGCTGGTGGAGGAGTTCGTGGGCGTGGTGCGCGGGCGTTCGGAGCGCAGTTCGCGATCATCCTCGGGTCGTACCGAGGACAAACCGGCGCAGTCGCGCGGCAAGCAGGCGGCGGGTGGGAAGCAGCCCGCCAAGAAGCCGCAGCCTGCGAAGAAGCAGTCGGGTGTGGCGCGCGGCCGGTCCGGCGGTGCGAAGTCCGCGGGTCGGCGGCGCGGCCGCTAG
- a CDS encoding EXLDI protein: protein MATDMHKPAEQNTDTTLEVVPDATTGEMQEIVLRVGPGGGRTQRFTGRLLTESHQVTTAGTEIIRIYLSRKGKFVVHRHYIDWNDLTQHAKKTFQDKKEGFAEARAQAGHSGQFSQADLAVFGNWLKDMKDWRGFLGLDENFGDFTLDIVDTLAEVRNLVPAKAYRIVADAVGNPSVEHLDI from the coding sequence ATGGCCACCGATATGCACAAGCCCGCCGAGCAGAACACCGACACCACCCTCGAGGTCGTGCCCGACGCCACCACCGGCGAGATGCAGGAGATCGTGCTGCGCGTCGGCCCGGGCGGCGGCCGCACCCAGCGCTTCACCGGCCGCCTGCTCACCGAATCGCACCAGGTCACCACGGCCGGCACCGAGATCATCCGGATCTACCTCAGCCGCAAGGGCAAGTTCGTGGTGCACCGCCACTACATCGACTGGAACGACCTGACCCAGCACGCCAAGAAGACCTTCCAGGACAAGAAGGAGGGCTTCGCCGAGGCACGCGCCCAGGCGGGTCACTCCGGTCAGTTCAGTCAGGCCGATCTGGCCGTCTTCGGCAACTGGTTGAAGGACATGAAGGACTGGCGCGGCTTCCTCGGTCTCGACGAGAACTTCGGCGACTTCACCCTCGACATCGTCGACACCCTGGCCGAGGTGCGAAACCTGGTGCCCGCCAAGGCCTACCGGATCGTGGCCGACGCGGTCGGCAACCCGTCCGTGGAACACCTCGACATCTGA
- a CDS encoding MMPL family transporter, with amino-acid sequence MFSGLGRFVVRFPWLVIGAWLIAIVAIVAGAPKLTATTDQSDFLPSHYESIQALEMQQQAFPDSAPPAALIVFERADDAPLTETDSASVTAAAAALSGRNIENVTGIQPLPPSENRLVQIVAVSMTKADGPEDKRQTDAVKDLRDALKEQTQGSDLKAGVTGTAAQTLDQTESSEKGLAIIGIATVLLILILLLVIFRSPVIALLPIIVIFGISSMVGGLISITADAFDLKIDSSVQSLLLVVLFGVGTDYILFLMFRYRERLRAGEDPKTAMVNSVARVGEAITSAAAAVIIAFGALLLSSLGMFRSLGLALAIAVAVALLAGLTLIPAIVSLLGTKVFWPSKAWQQEPKGAVFAGIGRSLGKRPGVFAVLSGGVLVALGVFAVGFNPTFDLSGGSTSDTSESTVYQKELLKGMPAGTTQPSQVYLRSDGGALDSDQLTAYRSALAGVQGVGQVSEPLLSQDNTVAEYQVTLTYTPESDQALDTVKGPLRDTAHDAAPAGTTAKVGGMTSVFVDFQAAMNRDYLVVFPVAALLIMIVLALLLRSLVAPWYLMASVFLGFAATLGAAVLVFQQAQGHSGLIFTLPIIMYLFVVALGTDYNILMVARLREEAREGNDPHTSAALALRHTGPTIAAAGLILAGTFASMMLAGNDTLSQMGFAISVGIAIAAFVMAMFFTPAVTAMIGKRAWWPGHGGDSVARQSDSQQSDWNDQDWSQSYHDRESDSARW; translated from the coding sequence ATGTTCTCCGGACTGGGGCGCTTCGTCGTCCGCTTCCCGTGGCTGGTCATCGGGGCGTGGCTGATCGCCATTGTCGCGATCGTGGCCGGCGCGCCGAAACTCACCGCAACCACCGACCAATCCGACTTCCTCCCTTCGCATTACGAGTCCATCCAGGCTCTCGAAATGCAGCAGCAGGCGTTTCCGGACAGCGCCCCGCCGGCCGCGCTCATCGTCTTCGAACGCGCCGACGACGCGCCCCTCACCGAGACGGACTCCGCGTCCGTGACTGCCGCGGCGGCCGCGCTCTCGGGCCGGAACATCGAGAATGTCACCGGAATCCAGCCCCTGCCGCCGTCGGAGAACCGCCTCGTGCAGATTGTCGCGGTGTCGATGACCAAGGCCGACGGCCCGGAGGACAAGCGGCAGACCGATGCCGTCAAGGATCTGCGCGACGCCCTGAAGGAGCAGACGCAGGGCTCCGACCTGAAGGCGGGCGTCACCGGCACCGCCGCGCAGACGCTGGATCAGACGGAATCCAGCGAAAAGGGTTTGGCCATCATCGGTATCGCCACGGTGCTGCTGATCCTGATCCTGTTGCTGGTGATCTTCCGCAGCCCGGTGATCGCGCTGCTGCCGATCATCGTCATCTTCGGCATCTCGAGCATGGTGGGCGGCCTGATCTCCATCACCGCCGACGCCTTCGACCTGAAGATCGACAGCTCGGTGCAGTCGCTGCTGCTGGTCGTGCTGTTCGGCGTGGGCACCGACTACATCCTGTTCCTCATGTTCCGCTACCGCGAAAGACTGCGGGCCGGTGAGGATCCCAAGACCGCCATGGTGAATTCGGTTGCCCGCGTGGGTGAGGCGATCACCTCGGCCGCCGCCGCGGTGATCATCGCCTTCGGTGCGCTGCTGCTGTCCTCGCTCGGCATGTTCCGTTCGCTGGGTCTGGCGCTGGCCATTGCCGTCGCGGTGGCGCTGCTGGCGGGTCTCACGCTGATCCCGGCGATCGTTTCGCTGTTGGGCACCAAGGTGTTCTGGCCGTCGAAGGCGTGGCAGCAGGAACCGAAGGGCGCGGTCTTCGCGGGTATCGGCCGCAGCCTGGGCAAGCGGCCGGGCGTGTTCGCGGTGCTGTCCGGCGGTGTGCTGGTGGCGCTGGGCGTGTTCGCCGTCGGCTTCAATCCGACCTTCGATCTGAGCGGCGGCTCGACCTCCGACACCTCGGAATCGACTGTCTACCAGAAGGAATTGCTCAAGGGCATGCCCGCGGGCACCACCCAGCCCTCGCAGGTCTATCTGCGCAGCGACGGTGGCGCACTGGATTCCGATCAGCTGACGGCCTACCGGTCGGCGCTGGCGGGAGTGCAGGGTGTCGGTCAGGTCTCGGAACCGCTGCTGTCCCAAGACAATACGGTCGCCGAGTACCAGGTGACGCTGACGTACACCCCGGAGTCCGATCAGGCGCTGGACACGGTGAAGGGCCCGCTGCGCGACACCGCGCACGATGCCGCCCCGGCCGGCACCACCGCCAAGGTCGGCGGTATGACCTCGGTGTTCGTGGACTTCCAGGCCGCCATGAACCGGGACTACCTGGTGGTCTTCCCGGTGGCCGCGCTGCTCATCATGATCGTGCTCGCCCTGCTGCTGCGCAGCCTGGTCGCACCCTGGTACCTGATGGCCTCGGTGTTCCTCGGCTTCGCCGCCACTCTCGGCGCCGCGGTGCTGGTTTTCCAGCAGGCGCAGGGACATTCGGGCCTGATCTTCACGCTGCCGATCATCATGTACCTGTTCGTGGTGGCGCTGGGCACCGACTACAACATCCTCATGGTGGCCCGCCTGCGCGAGGAGGCCCGCGAGGGCAATGATCCGCACACCTCGGCGGCGCTGGCGCTGCGGCACACGGGTCCGACCATCGCGGCGGCCGGTCTGATCCTGGCGGGCACCTTCGCGTCGATGATGCTTGCCGGTAATGACACGCTGTCGCAAATGGGCTTCGCCATCTCGGTGGGCATCGCCATCGCGGCGTTCGTCATGGCCATGTTCTTCACCCCGGCGGTGACGGCCATGATCGGCAAGCGCGCCTGGTGGCCTGGCCACGGCGGGGATTCGGTTGCACGGCAATCCGATTCGCAGCAGTCGGATTGGAACGATCAGGACTGGTCGCAGTCCTACCACGACCGGGAGAGCGATTCCGCGCGCTGGTGA
- a CDS encoding MMPL family transporter: MFSRLGRFVVAQPWLVIGAWLVVIVVTALAAPKLTASTDQADFLPSSYESIEAIELQQRAFPDSATPAALIVFAREDGNALTDSDVATVTGVATKLSERKIEDVTGIQAMPPAQNRLVEIVAVGMVKVESPDDTRQTDAVKDLRDALQEQVKDTGLKAGVTGSAAQQLDQQESSTKGLAIIGIATIVLILGLLLVIFRSPVIAILPIIVIGGISIVAGGLIAAVGKAFDLNFDSSVQPLLTVVLFGVGTDYILFLMFRFRERLRAGDDPKTAVVNSVARVGEAITSAAAAVIIAFGALLLSTLGMFRSLGLALAIAVAVMVVAGLTLIPAIVSLLGTKVFWPSKSWQHEPDDARFTAVGAALGKRPALFAVVSGGVLVALGIFVVGFNPTFDLSSGSTSDSSESTVYQKELLKGMAAGTTQPSQVYLRGDGALTEAQLTEYRSALAGTDGVDQVSEPKLSQDKSVAEFQVTLDDAPESDAALETVKGPLRDTAHDRAPAGTTAVVGGMTSIFVDFQSAMNRDYSVVFPVAALLIMIVLALLLRSLVAPWYLMASVFLGFAATLGAAVLVFQQIQGNSGLIFTLPLIMYLFVVALGTDYNILMVARLREEAQEGNDPHTSAALAVRHTGPTIAAAGVILAGTFASMMLAGNTVLSQMGFAISVGIAIAAGVMAMFFTPAVTALIGKRAWWPGHGGDVRPHEVELKKSELAEQP, encoded by the coding sequence ATGTTCTCTCGATTAGGGCGCTTCGTCGTCGCACAACCATGGTTGGTGATCGGCGCCTGGTTGGTCGTCATCGTGGTGACGGCGCTGGCGGCCCCCAAACTGACCGCGTCCACCGACCAGGCGGACTTCCTGCCTTCCAGCTACGAGTCGATCGAGGCGATCGAATTGCAGCAGCGGGCCTTTCCCGACAGCGCCACCCCGGCCGCGCTGATCGTCTTCGCGCGCGAGGACGGAAACGCGTTGACCGACAGCGATGTCGCCACGGTGACGGGCGTCGCGACCAAGCTGTCGGAGCGGAAAATCGAGGATGTCACCGGCATCCAGGCGATGCCGCCGGCGCAGAACCGGCTCGTCGAGATCGTCGCGGTGGGCATGGTGAAGGTCGAGTCGCCGGATGACACCCGGCAGACCGACGCCGTGAAGGACCTGCGTGACGCCCTGCAGGAGCAGGTCAAGGACACCGGTCTGAAGGCGGGTGTCACCGGTTCCGCGGCGCAGCAGCTGGATCAGCAGGAATCCAGCACCAAGGGCCTGGCGATCATCGGTATCGCCACCATCGTGCTGATTCTGGGCCTGCTGCTGGTGATCTTCCGCAGTCCGGTGATCGCGATCCTGCCCATCATCGTGATCGGCGGCATCTCCATCGTGGCCGGTGGCCTGATCGCCGCGGTGGGCAAGGCTTTCGACCTGAACTTCGACAGTTCGGTGCAGCCGCTGCTGACCGTGGTGCTGTTCGGTGTCGGCACCGACTACATCCTGTTCCTCATGTTCCGGTTCCGCGAAAGACTGCGCGCCGGTGACGATCCCAAGACGGCGGTGGTGAATTCGGTTGCGCGCGTGGGTGAGGCGATCACCTCGGCCGCCGCGGCGGTGATCATCGCCTTCGGTGCGCTGCTGCTGTCCACGCTGGGCATGTTCCGTTCGCTGGGGCTGGCCCTGGCGATCGCGGTGGCCGTGATGGTGGTCGCGGGCCTGACCCTGATCCCGGCGATCGTTTCGCTGTTGGGCACCAAGGTGTTCTGGCCGTCGAAGTCCTGGCAGCACGAGCCGGACGACGCGCGCTTCACCGCCGTCGGTGCGGCGCTGGGCAAGCGGCCCGCGCTGTTCGCGGTGGTGTCCGGTGGCGTGCTGGTGGCGCTGGGCATTTTCGTGGTCGGCTTCAATCCGACCTTCGACCTGAGTTCGGGTTCCACCTCGGACAGCTCGGAATCGACTGTCTACCAGAAGGAATTGCTCAAGGGCATGGCCGCGGGCACCACGCAGCCGTCGCAGGTGTACCTGCGCGGTGACGGCGCGCTGACCGAGGCGCAGCTCACCGAGTACCGTTCGGCGCTGGCCGGCACCGACGGCGTGGACCAGGTGTCGGAGCCGAAACTGTCGCAGGACAAGTCGGTGGCGGAGTTCCAGGTGACCCTGGACGACGCGCCGGAGTCGGATGCGGCGCTGGAGACGGTGAAGGGCCCGCTGCGCGATACCGCGCACGATCGGGCTCCGGCGGGTACGACCGCGGTGGTCGGCGGCATGACCTCGATCTTCGTGGACTTCCAGTCGGCCATGAACCGGGACTACTCGGTGGTGTTCCCGGTGGCGGCGCTGCTCATCATGATCGTGCTGGCGCTGCTGCTGCGTTCGCTGGTGGCGCCCTGGTACCTGATGGCCTCGGTGTTCCTGGGCTTCGCGGCCACGCTGGGTGCGGCGGTGCTGGTGTTCCAGCAGATCCAGGGCAATTCGGGGCTGATCTTCACGTTGCCGCTGATCATGTACCTGTTCGTGGTGGCGCTGGGCACCGACTACAACATCCTGATGGTGGCGCGACTGCGGGAAGAGGCGCAGGAGGGCAATGATCCGCACACCTCGGCGGCGCTGGCGGTCCGGCACACGGGTCCGACCATCGCGGCGGCCGGTGTCATTCTGGCGGGCACTTTCGCGTCGATGATGCTGGCGGGCAATACCGTGTTGTCGCAGATGGGTTTTGCCATCTCGGTGGGTATCGCGATCGCGGCGGGTGTGATGGCGATGTTCTTCACGCCCGCGGTGACGGCGCTGATCGGCAAGCGCGCCTGGTGGCCGGGGCACGGCGGTGATGTGCGCCCGCATGAGGTGGAGTTGAAGAAGTCGGAGCTGGCGGAGCAGCCGTAA
- a CDS encoding CPBP family intramembrane glutamic endopeptidase, whose product MSQIDNGAVAVLPEAPTQLRHRLHAHIDVAVVIIVLTCTNLIAHFTTAWANIITVPLAAVILLAMVRRRGLGWAELGLCPSQWRRGSIWALAAVGVVLTAVLIGALLPITRPFFLADRYATISGALIASMIVIPLQTAIPEELAFRGVLHGTLDRVVGARGVFMAGSMLFGLWHIASSLGLTNGNKGLSAILGGGLAGQILGIALAVVATAAAGAVFTWLRRRSGSLLAPIALHWSVNGAGALAAALVWHTMS is encoded by the coding sequence ATGTCTCAAATTGATAACGGTGCGGTCGCCGTCTTGCCGGAAGCACCTACCCAGCTCCGTCACCGGCTGCACGCGCATATCGATGTGGCCGTCGTGATCATCGTGCTGACCTGCACGAATCTCATTGCGCACTTCACCACCGCGTGGGCGAACATCATCACGGTGCCGCTCGCGGCCGTGATCCTGCTGGCCATGGTGCGGCGGCGCGGACTCGGCTGGGCGGAACTCGGGCTGTGCCCGTCGCAGTGGCGGCGCGGGTCGATCTGGGCGCTGGCGGCGGTCGGCGTGGTGCTCACCGCCGTGCTCATCGGAGCGCTGCTGCCCATTACCCGGCCGTTCTTCCTGGCCGATCGCTACGCCACCATCTCGGGTGCGCTCATCGCCTCGATGATCGTCATCCCCTTGCAGACCGCCATCCCCGAAGAACTCGCCTTCCGGGGCGTCCTGCACGGCACCCTCGACCGGGTCGTCGGCGCACGCGGCGTATTCATGGCCGGGTCAATGCTTTTCGGCCTGTGGCACATCGCCTCGTCGCTGGGCCTGACCAATGGGAACAAGGGCCTGTCGGCCATCCTGGGCGGCGGCCTGGCCGGTCAGATTCTCGGCATCGCGCTCGCCGTCGTGGCCACGGCCGCCGCGGGAGCGGTCTTCACCTGGCTGCGCCGCCGCAGCGGCAGCCTGCTCGCCCCGATCGCTCTGCACTGGTCGGTGAACGGCGCGGGCGCACTCGCCGCCGCGCTCGTCTGGCACACCATGAGCTGA
- a CDS encoding RluA family pseudouridine synthase, with protein sequence MRRRQQPPLPKRHGLDPARLRLPEEGDWATIRDHLVERLPRVPAARIDELLREGGIVDLDGPIAPDAAYVPGGAVWFHRDLPNEVEVPFELGIVYRDESILIVDKPHFLSTIPRGQHILQTALVRLRRELDLPDLIPAHRLDRVTAGLVLFVVDPARRGAYQTMFHKRLVHKEYEAIARFDPELELPRVIHSRIIKEKQILQAFEVDGEPNAETHIELLEHRDGLGRYRLRPRTGRTHQLRLHMNGLGIPILGDDFYPELTDKPVDDYTRPLQLLASALEFPDPITREPRRFETARTLQAWDDYAGWAAGEPSV encoded by the coding sequence GTGAGACGCAGGCAGCAGCCGCCGCTCCCCAAGCGGCACGGGCTCGACCCCGCCCGGTTGCGACTGCCCGAAGAGGGCGACTGGGCGACCATCCGCGACCATCTGGTGGAGCGGCTGCCCCGCGTACCCGCCGCCCGCATCGACGAACTGCTGCGCGAGGGCGGCATCGTGGACCTCGACGGGCCCATCGCACCCGATGCCGCGTATGTGCCGGGCGGCGCGGTGTGGTTCCATCGCGACCTGCCCAACGAGGTCGAGGTGCCGTTCGAGCTCGGGATCGTCTACCGGGACGAAAGCATCCTGATCGTCGACAAACCACACTTCCTGTCGACCATTCCGCGCGGACAGCACATCCTGCAGACCGCGCTGGTGCGATTGCGGCGCGAACTCGACCTGCCCGATCTGATTCCCGCGCACCGGCTGGACCGGGTGACCGCCGGGCTCGTGTTGTTCGTCGTCGATCCGGCGCGGCGCGGGGCGTATCAGACCATGTTCCACAAGCGGCTCGTGCACAAGGAATACGAGGCCATCGCGCGCTTCGACCCCGAACTGGAGCTGCCGCGAGTGATCCACAGCCGGATCATCAAGGAGAAGCAGATCCTGCAGGCGTTCGAGGTGGACGGCGAACCCAATGCCGAGACGCACATCGAACTGCTCGAACATCGAGACGGGTTGGGACGCTATCGTCTACGCCCCCGGACAGGCCGCACCCATCAGCTGCGACTGCACATGAACGGCCTCGGCATCCCGATCCTGGGCGACGACTTCTATCCGGAGCTCACCGACAAACCGGTCGACGACTACACGCGTCCGCTGCAACTGCTGGCCTCGGCCCTGGAGTTTCCCGATCCGATCACGCGCGAGCCGCGGCGCTTCGAGACCGCGCGGACGCTCCAAGCCTGGGACGACTACGCGGGCTGGGCGGCCGGTGAGCCGTCCGTGTAA
- a CDS encoding DUF4190 domain-containing protein, which yields MYPNNEPPQGGQPQQPWGSPEQQPQGASDPYGAPPPQQQPYGTSDPYGAPPQQPYGAMPAYPQPGYPQPGYPMGPPQSASTNGFAIASFVLSLIGCGALLAVPFGVIALNQIKAKGERGKGFAIAGLIISALWVLFVVAAVVISAVVPDKPGETVSVGDVSVGDCIGDVKESGMVYRTKTVPCDQPHDAEVFYQFNVSGSWPGEDKVIEEADRTCTAKLDAMFASSPRLNDLSTFMLYPPDERNFKRSSQITCMVVNLDGSKLTGKVPR from the coding sequence GTGTATCCCAATAACGAACCGCCGCAGGGAGGTCAGCCGCAGCAGCCGTGGGGTTCGCCCGAGCAGCAACCCCAGGGTGCGTCCGATCCCTACGGTGCGCCGCCGCCGCAGCAGCAGCCGTACGGCACGTCCGATCCGTACGGTGCGCCGCCGCAGCAGCCGTACGGCGCGATGCCGGCGTATCCGCAGCCGGGGTATCCGCAGCCGGGCTATCCGATGGGTCCGCCGCAGTCGGCGAGCACCAATGGTTTCGCCATCGCCTCGTTCGTGCTGAGCCTGATCGGTTGTGGTGCGCTGCTGGCGGTGCCGTTCGGTGTGATCGCGCTGAACCAGATCAAGGCGAAGGGTGAGCGCGGCAAGGGCTTCGCCATCGCGGGTCTGATCATCTCGGCGCTGTGGGTGCTGTTCGTGGTGGCGGCGGTGGTCATCAGCGCGGTGGTCCCGGACAAGCCCGGCGAGACGGTGTCGGTGGGTGATGTGAGCGTCGGCGACTGCATCGGCGATGTGAAGGAGTCCGGCATGGTCTACCGGACCAAGACGGTCCCCTGCGATCAGCCGCACGATGCCGAGGTGTTCTACCAGTTCAACGTCTCCGGCAGCTGGCCCGGCGAGGACAAGGTGATCGAGGAGGCGGACCGCACCTGCACCGCCAAACTGGACGCCATGTTCGCCTCCAGCCCCAGGCTGAACGACCTGAGCACCTTCATGCTGTATCCGCCGGACGAGCGGAACTTCAAGCGGAGCAGTCAGATCACCTGCATGGTGGTCAATCTCGACGGCAGCAAGCTGACCGGCAAGGTGCCGCGCTAG